A part of Aegilops tauschii subsp. strangulata cultivar AL8/78 chromosome 2, Aet v6.0, whole genome shotgun sequence genomic DNA contains:
- the LOC109740340 gene encoding uncharacterized protein — protein sequence MALVPLLLSLLLVSCAAQSPASSPSASKAAAVGAFPPQTFAAAPTTVKSPPQASAASPSQVSAAPPTFSAASPSQVSAAPPMAVAASAPQVSAAPPTTVAASAPQVSAAPPTVAASAPQAAAAAPPTVAASPQLAAASAPTKSFAAAPLTATSPAASTVASPPFTATSPPPATSSPPVSAPPLAVTAAPPAMPPTVAAPLPAPVAAPMATPPATAPPAMAPSPLLMAPVASPIAPPTMPPAPAPVSPAPAPMSPAPAPMSPAPAPIFAPTPSPTMAPEPAPTMAPELSPIMAPSLSPLASAGPAFAPVAEEDSAAGSARAGVAALVAMAAAGLVVLF from the coding sequence ATGGCGCTCGTCCCTCTCCTCCTGTCGCTCCTCCTCGTCTCCTGCGCCGCGCAGTCGCCGGCCTCGTCGCCGTCCGCGTCCAAGGCTGCTGCGGTCGGCGCCTTCCCGCCGCAGACATTCGCCGCGGCGCCGACCACGGTCAAATCACCGCCGCAGGCCTCGGCCGCCTCGCCATCGCAGGTGTCTGCAGCACCGCCGACGTTCTCGGCCGCCTCGCCGTCGCAGGTGTCTGCAGCACCTCCGATGGCCGTCGCTGCCTCGGCGCCACAGGTGTCCGCCGCACCGCCGACGACCGTCGCTGCCTCGGCGCCACAGGTGTCTGCCGCGCCGCCGACCGTCGCTGCCTCGGCGCCGCAGGCTGCCGCGGCAGCTCCGCCGACAGTGGCCGCCTCGCCGCAGCTTGCTGCCGCGTCAGCTCCGACAAAGAGCTTCGCCGCTGCACCGCTCACCGCCACGTCGCCTGCGGCGTCCACTGTTGCCTCTCCGCCATTCACTGCCACGTCACCTCCACCTGCCACCTCCTCGCCACCAGTTTCCGCACCCCCTCTCGCAGTGACCGCAGCCCCGCCGGCGATGCCACCCACCGTCGCCGCGCCGCTTCCGGCCCCAGTGGCCGCACCCATGGCCACACCACCGGCCACCGCGCCTCCCGCAATGGCTCCGTCACCCCTGCTCATGGCTCCCGTGGCGTCGCCCATCGCCCCACCAACAATGCCCCCCGCACCGGCGCCCGTGTCACCGGCTCCGGCGCCCATGTCACCGGCTCCGGCGCCCATGTCACCTGCACCGGCACCGATCTTCGCCCCGACTCCGTCGCCCACGATGGCACCGGAGCCGGCGCCCACCATGGCGCCCGAGCTGTCGCCCATCATGGCCCCATCGCTGTCCCCGCTCGCCTCGGCGGGCCCCGCGTTCGCGCCCGTGGCAGAGGAGGACTCGGCGGCCGGGAGCGCGCGCGCCGGCGTCGCCGCGCTCGTGGCCATGGCGGCTGCGGGGCTCGTGGTCTTGTTTTAA